One Spinacia oleracea cultivar Varoflay chromosome 4, BTI_SOV_V1, whole genome shotgun sequence DNA segment encodes these proteins:
- the LOC110795697 gene encoding uncharacterized protein: MMAQQRSHVLLISYTQELKDGKPLYVSSNCLPLKVSKFEPAGHSFHSAALRLSGYCEEDSDKDDDKSVSNDKETFTPSFESYSGKSKKKSGGDGKQQQDHYALLGLAHLRYLATEEQIRKSYRDVALKYHPDKQAALLLLEKTEASKQAKKDEIENHFKAIQEAYELLIDPQKRRMYDSTDEFDDEIPTDCAPQDFFKVFGPAFMRNSRWSVNQPAPSLGDDNSSFEEVEKFYNFWYSYKSWREFPHEDEFDLEQAESRDHKRWMERQNAKLSEKARKEEYTRVRSLVDNAYKRDPRIAKRKEFEKAEKKRKKESKFLAKKLEEEEAARVAEEERLKKEEEDKKAAEAAVQQKKAKEKEKKLVRKERTRLRSLASEVASGSAFDISGDDVETLCMSLDMERLKNLCNKLEGKAKEEQVKLLKDSLSGKVSEENGPTPAPNPTPKPTGAVKSNGNVASSSVLEKKEKEKEKPWVKEEIDLLRKGIQKFPKGTSRRWEVISEYIGTGRSVEEILKATKTVLLQKPDSSKAFDSFLEKRKPAVSISSPLSTRDEVPAVNGPVNGPESVPVPEPVADATSSTTTSTDSPNVSSSTDIPSASSDPDVWSSVQERALLQALKTFPKETAQRWERVAAAVPGKTVNNCKKKLASLKETFRSKKTTA, encoded by the coding sequence ATGATGGCCCAGCAACGGAGTCATGTTCTACTTATATCCTACACACAAGAGCTTAAAGATGGGAAGCCACTCTATGTCTCTTCAAATTGTCTTCCTCTCAAGGTGTCGAAGTTTGAACCTGCTGGCCATTCTTTTCACTCTGCTGCTCTTAGACTTAGTGGTTACTGTGAAGAAGATTCAGACAAGGATGATGATAAGAGTGTGTCGAATGATAAAGAAACTTTTACTCCTTCTTTTGAGTCCTACAGTGGTAAGAGTAAGAAGAAATCTGGAGGTGATGGTAAACAACAACAAGATCATTATGCATTGTTGGGGTTGGCACATTTGAGATACCTTGCAACTGAGGAGCAGATAAGAAAGAGTTACCGTGATGTTGCTTTGAAATATCATCCTGACAAACAAGCTGCACTTCTTCTGTTAGAAAAAACTGAAGCTTCAAAACAAGCGAAGAAGGATGAAATTGAAAACCATTTTAAGGCCATTCAAGAAGCTTATGAGTTGTTAATTGACCCTCAAAAAAGAAGAATGTACGACTCAACTgatgaatttgatgatgaaATCCCCACTGACTGTGCACCACAGGATTTCTTCAAAGTTTTTGGCCCAGCTTTTATGAGGAATAGCCGGTGGTCTGTTAACCAGCCTGCCCCTTCATTAGGAGATGATAATTCTTCATTTGAGGAGGTTGAAAAATTCTACAATTTTTGGTATTCTTATAAAAGTTGGAGAGAATTTCCACATGAAGATGAATTTGACCTTGAGCAAGCAGAATCTCGGGATCATAAAAGATGGATGGAAAGGCAAAATGCAAAGCTAAGTGAGAAAGCAAGGAAAGAAGAATATACCCGGGTACGCTCTCTTGTTGACAATGCTTATAAAAGAGATCCCAGGATAGCTAAGAGAAAAGAATTTGAGAAAGCCGAAAAGAAGCGTAAGAAGGAATCCAAGTTCTTAGCCAAGAAGTTGGAAGAGGAAGAAGCTGCTCGAGTTGCTGAAGAGGAGAGGCTTAAGAAAGAGGAGGAAGACAAAAAAGCTGCTGAAGCTGCTGTGCAACAGAAGAAGGCAAAAGAGAAGGAAAAGAAACTTGTGCGCAAAGAACGCACCCGTCTTCGGTCACTTGCTTCTGAAGTTGCATCTGGGTCTGCGTTTGACATATCTGGGGATGATGTGGAAACTCTTTGTATGTCACTTGATATGGAACGGCTCAAGAACCTGTGCAATAAGTTAGAGGGGAAGGCAAAAGAGGAACAAGTTAAACTTCTCAAAGACTCACTTAGTGGTAAAGTTAGTGAGGAGAATGGTCCAACTCCGGCACCAAATCCAACGCCAAAGCCAACTGGTGCGGTGAAATCAAATGGAAATGTGGCATCTTCTAGTGTCCTTGAAAAGAAAGAGAAGGAGAAAGAGAAGCCTTGGGTCAAGGAAGAAATAGATCTCTTGAGAAAAGGTATCCAGAAATTTCCAAAAGGTACATCACGGAGATGGGAGGTTATATCTGAGTATATTGGTACTGGAAGATCAGTGGAAGAGATTCTAAAGGCAACAAAAACAGTTCTTCTTCAAAAGCCAGACTCGTCCAAGGCGTTTGATTCGTTCCTTGAGAAAAGGAAACCAGCAGTATCAATTTCATCACCACTTAGTACTAGAGATGAAGTTCCAGCTGTGAATGGGCCTGTGAATGGGCCtgagtctgttcctgttcctgAGCCTGTGGCTGATGCTACTAGTTCAACAACAACCTCTACCGATTCTCCAAATGTATCTTCTTCAACAGATATCCCGTCTGCTTCTTCTGACCCAGATGTGTGGTCTTCAGTTCAAGAGAGAGCTCTTCTTCAAGCTCTGAAAACATTTCCAAAGGAAACAGCTCAGCGTTGGGAGCGGGTTGCAGCTGCTGTCCCGGGGAAAACTGTCAACAATTGCAAGAAGAAATTAGCTTCACTGAAGGAGACTTTCAGAAGCAAGAAAACGACTGCTTAA